In Bacillota bacterium, the genomic window ACGCCAAGAACCAACGTCTCATTTTCCTTGCTCTCCCCCCTGCCGGTTTCGCTCTCGTTTGCTTCGGCGCCTTTGCCCCTGGTCCGTGGTCGGCGGTGCCTGCCGGTTGTCTTGCTCTTTATTCTTTGGACCGCTTATGCTGTTAGGGCCGCGTCCGCGTTCATCGCCCGGGGGTTTAGGACCCTGATCGGGGGCTTGCCGTACAATGTTTTCCTTGCCGACAAGCTCTGGCCGCCTTCGCATCATCCACCATGGTGCACGGATAAGATAGTCTTTTTGGTCCGAGAGGCTAAATGGTGCCATTCCTTGCAAATACGGTATGCCAAAAGAGCGCAAATTCACCA contains:
- a CDS encoding spore germination protein; translation: VNLRSFGIPYLQGMAPFSLSDQKDYLIRAPWWMMRRRPELVGKENIVRQAPDQGPKPPGDERGRGPNSISGPKNKEQDNRQAPPTTDQGQRRRSKRERNRQGGEQGK